From Streptomyces sp. NBC_01754, a single genomic window includes:
- the glyA gene encoding serine hydroxymethyltransferase: protein MPVTPPAAPADAGVPPKPRADLPPDFDALLRQDPEVAGILLAESGRQSSGLQLIAAENFTSPAVLAALGSPLANKYAEGYPGARHHGGCEQADAAERVAVRRATTLFGAEHANVQPHSGSAAVLAAYAALLRPGDTVLAMGLPYGGHLTHGAPGNFSGRWFEFAGYGVDPDSGLIDYSQVRALARARRPKAVVCGSISYPRHPDYAAFREIADEVGAYLIADAAHPMGLIAGGAAPSPVPYADVVCATTHKVLRGPRGGMILCGAELAGRIDRAVFPFTQGGAQMHTVAAKAVAFGEAATPAYAVYAHQVVAHARVLAAGLEAEGFGVTTDGTDTHLVVVDPAPLGVDGRTARDRLLAAGMVLDTCALPHGDTRGLRLGTAAVTTQGMDEADMARIAALFGAAVREGDEAGRLRAEVRELAERNPPYPG from the coding sequence ATGCCGGTCACCCCTCCAGCCGCACCCGCAGACGCGGGCGTGCCGCCGAAACCCCGCGCCGACCTGCCACCGGACTTCGACGCCCTGCTCCGCCAGGACCCCGAGGTCGCCGGCATCCTGCTGGCCGAGTCCGGCCGCCAGTCGAGCGGCCTCCAGCTCATCGCTGCCGAGAACTTCACCTCGCCCGCCGTCCTGGCGGCCCTCGGCTCCCCGCTCGCCAACAAGTACGCCGAGGGATACCCCGGCGCCCGCCACCACGGCGGATGCGAGCAGGCGGACGCGGCCGAACGCGTCGCGGTCCGGCGCGCCACGACCCTCTTCGGCGCCGAGCACGCCAACGTCCAGCCGCACTCCGGCTCCGCCGCCGTCCTCGCCGCCTACGCCGCCCTGCTGCGCCCCGGCGACACGGTGCTGGCCATGGGGCTCCCGTACGGCGGACACCTCACCCACGGCGCCCCCGGGAACTTCTCCGGCCGCTGGTTCGAGTTCGCCGGCTACGGCGTCGATCCGGACAGCGGACTGATCGACTACTCCCAGGTACGCGCCCTGGCCCGGGCCCGGCGGCCCAAGGCCGTCGTCTGCGGCTCCATCTCCTACCCCCGGCACCCCGACTACGCGGCCTTCCGTGAGATCGCCGACGAGGTGGGCGCCTATCTGATCGCGGACGCCGCCCACCCGATGGGTCTGATCGCCGGGGGCGCGGCGCCCAGCCCCGTACCGTACGCGGACGTGGTGTGCGCGACGACGCACAAGGTCCTGCGCGGGCCGCGCGGAGGCATGATCTTGTGCGGCGCCGAGCTCGCCGGGCGGATCGACCGCGCGGTGTTCCCGTTCACCCAGGGCGGGGCCCAGATGCACACCGTCGCGGCCAAGGCCGTCGCCTTCGGTGAGGCGGCGACGCCCGCCTACGCGGTCTACGCCCACCAGGTGGTGGCCCACGCACGGGTCCTGGCGGCCGGCCTGGAGGCCGAGGGCTTCGGCGTCACCACGGACGGCACGGACACCCACCTCGTCGTCGTGGACCCCGCTCCGCTGGGCGTCGACGGCCGCACGGCCCGGGACCGGCTCCTGGCCGCGGGCATGGTGCTCGACACCTGCGCCCTGCCCCACGGAGACACCCGCGGCCTCCGGCTCGGCACCGCCGCCGTCACCACCCAGGGCATGGACGAGGCGGACATGGCACGGATCGCCGCACTGTTCGGCGCCGCCGTCCGGGAGGGCGACGAGGCCGGGCGGCTGCGCGCCGAGGTGCGCGAACTGGCGGAGCGGAATCCGCCGTATCCGGGGTAG
- a CDS encoding L-threonylcarbamoyladenylate synthase, with product MARRYDCNDATDRTTGLREAASAVRRGELVVLPTDTVYGIGADAFSSEGIADLLAAKGRGRNMPTPVLIGSPNTLHGLVTDFSEDAWELVDAFWPGALTLVARHQPSLQWDLGDTRGTVAVRMPLHPVAIELLTEVGPMGVSSANLTGHPAPESCDAAQDMLGDSVSVYLDGGPTPGIVPSSIVDVTGEVPVLLRAGALSVEELRKVVPGLEVAS from the coding sequence ATGGCACGGCGATACGACTGCAACGACGCGACCGACCGTACGACCGGCCTGCGTGAGGCCGCGTCCGCCGTTCGCCGCGGCGAACTGGTCGTGCTGCCCACCGACACCGTGTACGGGATCGGCGCGGACGCCTTCAGCTCCGAGGGCATCGCCGACCTGCTCGCCGCCAAAGGCCGCGGCCGCAACATGCCGACACCCGTCCTGATCGGCTCCCCGAACACCCTGCACGGACTGGTCACCGACTTCTCCGAGGACGCCTGGGAGCTCGTCGACGCCTTCTGGCCCGGCGCCCTCACCCTGGTGGCCCGGCACCAGCCCTCGCTCCAGTGGGACCTCGGGGACACCCGCGGCACGGTCGCCGTCCGGATGCCCCTGCACCCGGTGGCCATCGAACTCCTCACCGAGGTCGGCCCGATGGGTGTCTCCAGCGCCAACCTGACCGGGCACCCCGCGCCGGAGAGCTGCGACGCCGCCCAGGACATGCTCGGCGACTCCGTCTCCGTCTACCTCGACGGCGGCCCGACCCCCGGCATCGTGCCGTCCTCCATCGTCGACGTCACCGGCGAGGTGCCCGTGCTCCTGCGGGCCGGCGCGCTCTCCGTCGAGGAGCTGCGCAAGGTCGTACCCGGCCTCGAGGTGGCCAGTTGA
- the rpmE gene encoding 50S ribosomal protein L31 — MKRDIHPEYVETQVSCTCGASFTTRSTLDAGAIRADVCSECHPFYTGKQKILDTGGRVARFEARFGKAAGSAAK; from the coding sequence TTGAAGCGCGACATCCACCCCGAGTACGTCGAGACGCAGGTCAGCTGCACCTGTGGTGCCTCGTTCACCACCCGGAGCACTCTGGACGCCGGCGCCATCCGCGCCGACGTCTGCTCCGAGTGCCACCCGTTCTACACGGGTAAGCAGAAGATCCTCGACACCGGTGGGCGTGTGGCCCGCTTCGAGGCCCGCTTCGGCAAGGCCGCCGGCTCCGCCGCCAAGTAG
- the atpE gene encoding ATP synthase F0 subunit C translates to MSAAFETLAAVNGNVGTIGYGLAAIGPGIGIGIIFGNGVQAIARQPEAAGLIRQNMLLGFAVVEALALIGFVVPFIVK, encoded by the coding sequence ATGTCTGCTGCTTTCGAGACCCTCGCGGCCGTGAACGGCAACGTCGGCACCATTGGCTACGGCCTCGCCGCGATCGGCCCCGGCATCGGCATCGGCATCATCTTCGGTAACGGTGTGCAGGCCATCGCCCGCCAGCCCGAGGCTGCCGGCCTCATCCGCCAGAACATGCTGCTCGGGTTCGCCGTCGTCGAGGCCCTGGCCCTGATCGGCTTCGTCGTCCCGTTCATCGTCAAGTGA
- a CDS encoding F0F1 ATP synthase subunit B, which translates to MMYLAAEEPQMPLLPVWPEVVIGLICFGIVFFVFWKKLLPAVNKTLEERREAIEGGIEKADAAQTEAQSVLEQYKAQLAEARHEAARLRQEATEQGSVIIAEMRAEGQRQREEIIAAGHAQIEADRKAAASALRQDVGALATALAGKLVGESLEDHARQSGTVDRFLDELEAKAEAVR; encoded by the coding sequence ATGATGTACCTGGCAGCCGAGGAACCGCAGATGCCTCTGCTCCCGGTCTGGCCTGAAGTCGTCATCGGCTTGATCTGTTTCGGCATCGTCTTCTTCGTCTTCTGGAAGAAGCTCCTCCCGGCGGTCAACAAGACCCTGGAAGAGCGCCGCGAGGCCATCGAGGGCGGTATCGAGAAGGCCGATGCGGCCCAGACCGAGGCCCAGAGCGTTCTTGAGCAGTACAAGGCTCAGCTCGCCGAGGCCCGGCACGAAGCGGCGCGTCTCCGCCAGGAGGCCACCGAGCAGGGCTCCGTGATCATCGCGGAGATGAGGGCGGAGGGTCAGCGGCAGCGCGAGGAGATCATCGCCGCAGGCCACGCCCAGATCGAGGCCGACCGCAAGGCCGCTGCCTCCGCGCTGCGTCAGGACGTGGGCGCGCTCGCCACCGCCCTGGCCGGCAAGCTCGTCGGCGAGTCCCTCGAGGACCACGCCCGGCAGAGCGGCACGGTCGACCGTTTCCTCGACGAGCTCGAGGCGAAGGCCGAGGCCGTCCGATGA
- a CDS encoding arsenate reductase/protein-tyrosine-phosphatase family protein — translation MMAPEGRGIAGQDTPFRILHVSTGNVCRSPITERLTRHALVDRLGDPLSGGLVVESAGTWGHEGAPMETNAEVVLADFGADATGFVGRELLDEHVIRADLVLTATRDHRAQVISMGHSAGLRTFTLKEFTRLVRAIDPATLPDAREEGVVERARALVRAAAALRGWLLAPTAEADEVYDPYGAPITFFRSVGDEINQALDPVVTALTGVSAPH, via the coding sequence TTGATGGCCCCTGAGGGGCGTGGCATAGCGGGGCAGGACACCCCTTTCCGCATCCTCCACGTCAGCACGGGCAACGTCTGCCGCTCGCCCATCACCGAGCGGCTGACCCGCCACGCCCTGGTGGACCGCCTCGGCGATCCGCTCAGCGGCGGACTCGTCGTGGAGAGCGCCGGCACCTGGGGCCACGAGGGCGCGCCGATGGAGACCAACGCGGAGGTGGTGCTCGCCGACTTCGGCGCCGACGCCACCGGATTCGTCGGCCGCGAACTCCTGGACGAGCACGTGATCCGCGCCGACCTGGTACTCACCGCCACCCGCGACCACCGCGCCCAGGTGATCTCCATGGGCCACTCCGCGGGACTGCGCACCTTCACGCTCAAGGAGTTCACCCGGCTCGTCCGGGCCATCGACCCGGCCACGCTGCCCGACGCCCGCGAGGAGGGCGTCGTCGAACGCGCCCGCGCCCTGGTGCGCGCCGCAGCGGCCCTGCGCGGCTGGCTGCTGGCCCCCACCGCGGAGGCCGACGAGGTCTACGACCCCTACGGCGCCCCGATCACGTTCTTCCGCTCCGTGGGCGACGAGATCAACCAGGCCCTCGACCCGGTCGTGACCGCGCTGACGGGCGTCAGCGCCCCGCACTGA
- the prfA gene encoding peptide chain release factor 1 produces MFEAVEELIGEHADLEKKLSDPSVHADQANARKLNKRYAELTPVISTYRAWKRTGDDIETARELAADDPDFAAEVKELEKQREEITEKLRLLLVPRDPSDDKDVLLEIKAGAGGDESALFAGDLLRMYLRYAERVGWKTEIIDSTESELGGYKDVQVAVKTKGGNGATEPGQGVWARMKYEGGVHRVQRVPSTESQGRIHTSAAGVLVTPEAEEVDVEIHANDLRVDVYRSSGPGGQSVNTTDSAVRITHLPTGVVASCQNEKSQLQNKEQAMRILRSRLLAAAQEAAEQEASDVRRSQVRTVDRSEKIRTYNFPENRISDHRVGFKAYNLDQVLDGELDAVIQACVDADSAAKLAAA; encoded by the coding sequence ATGTTCGAGGCGGTCGAGGAACTGATCGGCGAGCACGCCGACCTGGAGAAGAAGCTCTCCGACCCGTCGGTCCACGCCGACCAGGCCAACGCGCGCAAGCTCAACAAGCGCTACGCGGAGTTGACCCCCGTCATCTCCACGTACCGGGCGTGGAAGCGGACCGGCGACGACATCGAGACCGCACGTGAACTCGCCGCCGACGACCCGGACTTCGCCGCCGAGGTCAAGGAACTGGAGAAGCAGCGCGAGGAGATCACCGAGAAGCTCCGGCTCCTCCTGGTCCCGCGCGACCCCAGTGACGACAAGGACGTGCTCCTGGAGATCAAGGCGGGCGCGGGCGGCGACGAATCCGCCCTGTTCGCCGGCGACCTGCTGCGGATGTACCTGCGCTACGCCGAGCGCGTCGGCTGGAAGACCGAGATCATCGACTCCACCGAGTCCGAGCTCGGCGGCTACAAGGACGTCCAGGTCGCCGTGAAGACCAAGGGCGGCAACGGCGCCACCGAGCCCGGCCAGGGCGTCTGGGCGCGGATGAAGTACGAGGGCGGCGTGCACCGTGTGCAGCGGGTGCCCTCCACCGAGTCGCAGGGCCGCATCCACACCTCCGCCGCCGGTGTGCTCGTCACCCCCGAGGCGGAGGAGGTCGACGTCGAGATCCACGCCAACGACCTCCGCGTCGACGTCTACCGTTCCTCCGGGCCCGGCGGCCAGTCGGTCAACACCACCGACTCCGCGGTCCGCATCACGCACCTGCCCACCGGTGTCGTCGCCTCCTGCCAGAACGAGAAGAGCCAGCTCCAGAACAAGGAGCAGGCCATGCGCATTCTGCGCTCCCGGCTGCTGGCCGCCGCCCAGGAGGCCGCCGAGCAGGAGGCCTCCGACGTGCGCCGCAGCCAGGTGCGCACGGTGGACCGCTCCGAGAAGATCCGCACGTACAACTTCCCGGAGAACCGGATCTCCGACCACCGTGTCGGCTTCAAGGCGTACAACCTCGACCAGGTGCTCGACGGCGAGCTCGACGCCGTCATCCAGGCCTGCGTGGACGCCGACTCCGCCGCCAAGCTCGCCGCCGCGTGA
- a CDS encoding MraY family glycosyltransferase → MGQPVRDFLLTLCVTAAVTYLLTGPVRKFAIAVGAMPAIRARDVHREPTPRLGGIAMFGGLCAGLIIADHLSNLNSVFELSSEPRALLSGAALIWLIGVLDDKFELDALIKLGGQMIAAAVMVIQGLTILWLPIPGVGTVALTQWQGTLLTVALVVITINAVNFVDGLDGLAAGMVCIASAAFFLYTYRLWVGYGIEAAAPATLFAAILMGMCLGFLPHNMHPARIFMGDSGSMLIGLVLAAAAISVTGQVDPDLMNLFAGGERAATHAMLPVFIPLLLPLTIIAIPTADLVLAIVRRTWNGQSPFAADRGHLHHRLLEIGHSHSRSVLIMYFWSALIAFGAVGYSVHSTSLWIVPVIVGLSAVGLVLLLLPRFTPRAPHWAQAIVPPRYRRRPRVVADETAEDEDQQPSGKAEMGSPAASKAPERAPVAIGVSGVNGATAIGARSGSSAQRSADSAR, encoded by the coding sequence GTGGGGCAGCCCGTGCGTGATTTCCTGCTGACGCTCTGTGTCACGGCTGCGGTGACGTATCTGCTGACCGGACCGGTGCGGAAGTTCGCCATCGCGGTCGGGGCGATGCCCGCGATCCGCGCACGCGACGTACACCGGGAACCGACACCGCGACTCGGTGGCATCGCCATGTTCGGCGGTCTGTGCGCGGGTCTGATCATCGCGGACCACCTGTCCAACCTGAACAGCGTCTTCGAACTCTCCAGCGAACCGCGGGCCCTGCTCTCCGGTGCGGCGCTGATCTGGCTGATCGGTGTCCTGGACGACAAGTTCGAGCTCGACGCCCTGATCAAGCTAGGCGGGCAGATGATCGCCGCCGCGGTCATGGTCATCCAGGGGCTGACGATTCTGTGGCTGCCCATCCCCGGTGTCGGTACCGTCGCCCTCACCCAGTGGCAGGGCACGCTGCTGACGGTGGCGCTGGTCGTCATCACCATCAACGCGGTCAACTTCGTGGACGGCCTGGACGGCCTCGCGGCCGGCATGGTGTGCATCGCCTCCGCGGCGTTCTTCCTGTACACCTACCGGCTCTGGGTCGGGTACGGGATCGAGGCCGCGGCCCCCGCCACGCTCTTCGCCGCGATCCTGATGGGCATGTGCCTCGGTTTCCTGCCGCACAACATGCATCCCGCCCGGATCTTCATGGGGGACTCCGGGTCGATGCTGATCGGCCTGGTGCTGGCGGCGGCGGCGATCTCGGTGACCGGGCAGGTCGACCCGGACCTGATGAACCTCTTCGCGGGCGGTGAGCGGGCGGCGACCCACGCGATGCTGCCCGTCTTCATCCCGCTGCTGCTGCCGCTGACCATCATCGCGATCCCCACGGCCGACCTGGTGCTCGCCATCGTGCGGCGCACCTGGAACGGGCAGTCGCCCTTCGCGGCGGACCGGGGGCACCTGCACCACCGGCTGCTGGAGATCGGGCACTCGCACAGCAGGTCCGTGCTGATCATGTACTTCTGGTCCGCGCTGATCGCGTTCGGTGCCGTCGGCTACTCGGTGCACTCGACGTCCCTGTGGATCGTGCCGGTGATCGTCGGGCTCAGCGCGGTGGGACTGGTCCTGCTGCTCCTGCCCCGCTTCACGCCGCGTGCGCCGCACTGGGCGCAGGCGATCGTACCGCCGCGCTACCGGCGCCGGCCTCGGGTCGTGGCGGACGAAACGGCCGAGGACGAGGACCAACAGCCCTCGGGCAAGGCCGAGATGGGCTCCCCAGCGGCTTCAAAGGCACCGGAACGCGCGCCGGTGGCCATCGGTGTGTCCGGAGTCAACGGAGCGACCGCGATCGGTGCTCGTTCGGGTTCTTCCGCGCAGCGCTCAGCTGATTCAGCACGCTGA
- the atpA gene encoding F0F1 ATP synthase subunit alpha: MAELTIRPEEIRDALENFVQSYQPDAASREEVGTVSVAGDGIAKVEGLPSAQANELLKFEDGTLGLALNLEEREIGAIVLGEFSGIEEGQSVQRTGEVLSVGVGEGYLGRVVDPLGNPIDGLGEIATESRRALELQAPGVMVRKSVHEPMQTGYKAVDAMVPIGRGQRQLIIGDRQTGKTALAVDTIINQRDNWRSGDVNKQVRCIYVAIGQKGSTIASVRGALEEAGALEYTTIVAAPASDPAGFKYLAPYTGSAIGQHWMYAGKHVLIIFDDLSKQADAYRAVSLLLRRPPGREAYPGDVFYLHSRLLERCAKLSDDLGAGSMTGLPIVETKANDVSAFIPTNVISITDGQCFLESDLFNAGQRPALNVGISVSRVGGSAQHKAMRQVSGRLRVDLAQYRELEAFAAFGSDLDAASKASLERGKRMVELLKQPQYAPFPVEEQVVSVYAGTTGKMDDVPVEDIRRFEAELLEYLRRERRDLLTSIAEGGKMSDDTLQSIADAIAAFKQQFETSDGKLLGEG; this comes from the coding sequence ATGGCGGAGCTCACGATCCGGCCGGAGGAGATCCGGGACGCACTGGAGAACTTCGTCCAGTCGTACCAGCCGGACGCGGCCTCGCGCGAGGAGGTCGGTACGGTCAGCGTTGCCGGTGACGGCATCGCGAAGGTCGAGGGCCTTCCCTCGGCCCAGGCGAACGAACTGCTGAAGTTCGAGGACGGCACCCTCGGTCTCGCCCTCAACCTCGAGGAGCGCGAGATCGGCGCGATCGTCCTCGGCGAGTTCAGCGGAATCGAGGAGGGCCAGTCGGTGCAGCGCACCGGCGAGGTGCTCTCCGTAGGCGTCGGCGAGGGCTACCTCGGCCGCGTCGTCGACCCGCTCGGCAACCCGATCGACGGTCTCGGCGAGATCGCGACCGAAAGCCGCCGAGCCCTCGAGCTGCAGGCCCCCGGCGTCATGGTCCGCAAGTCGGTCCACGAGCCGATGCAGACCGGCTACAAGGCCGTCGACGCCATGGTGCCGATCGGCCGCGGCCAGCGTCAGCTGATCATCGGCGACCGGCAGACGGGCAAGACCGCCCTGGCGGTCGACACGATCATCAACCAGCGTGACAACTGGCGTTCGGGCGACGTCAACAAGCAGGTGCGCTGCATCTACGTCGCCATCGGTCAGAAGGGCTCCACCATCGCCTCTGTGCGTGGTGCCCTGGAAGAGGCCGGCGCGCTGGAGTACACGACCATCGTCGCCGCCCCGGCGTCCGACCCGGCCGGCTTCAAGTACCTGGCGCCGTACACCGGTTCGGCCATCGGCCAGCACTGGATGTACGCCGGCAAGCACGTCCTGATCATCTTCGACGACCTCTCGAAGCAGGCCGACGCCTACCGCGCCGTGTCCCTGCTGCTGCGCCGTCCGCCGGGCCGCGAGGCCTACCCGGGCGACGTCTTCTACCTGCACTCGCGTCTGCTGGAGCGCTGCGCCAAGCTCTCCGACGACCTGGGCGCCGGTTCGATGACGGGTCTCCCGATCGTCGAGACCAAGGCGAACGACGTGTCGGCGTTCATCCCGACCAACGTCATCTCCATCACCGACGGCCAGTGCTTCCTGGAGTCCGACCTGTTCAACGCGGGTCAGCGCCCGGCGCTCAACGTCGGTATCTCGGTCTCCCGTGTCGGTGGCTCCGCCCAGCACAAGGCGATGCGCCAGGTGTCCGGCCGCCTCCGTGTGGACCTCGCCCAGTACCGCGAGCTGGAGGCGTTCGCCGCCTTCGGTTCCGACCTGGACGCGGCCTCCAAGGCGTCGCTGGAGCGCGGTAAGCGCATGGTCGAGCTGCTGAAGCAGCCGCAGTACGCCCCGTTCCCGGTCGAGGAGCAGGTCGTCTCCGTCTACGCCGGCACCACCGGCAAGATGGACGACGTGCCGGTCGAGGACATCCGCCGCTTCGAGGCCGAGCTGCTGGAGTACCTGCGCCGCGAGCGCAGGGACCTCCTCACCAGCATCGCCGAGGGCGGCAAGATGTCCGACGACACGCTGCAGTCGATCGCCGACGCGATCGCCGCCTTCAAGCAGCAGTTCGAGACCTCGGACGGCAAGCTCCTGGGCGAGGGCTGA
- a CDS encoding F0F1 ATP synthase subunit delta, with protein sequence MNGASREALASARERLDALTDSTSADAAKLAEDLAAVTALLHREVSLRRVLTDPSQGGEAKAELAGRLLRGQVGGEAVDLVSGMVRSRWSRSRDLVDSVEELADTADLTAAQRAGVLDDVEDELFRFGRIVGSDKGLRAALTDRTAPASAKSGLLHGLLGGKAQPATERVVTRLVTQPRGRSLEEGLESLSKLAAARRDRAVAVVTSAVPLSDRQKQRLGAALAKIYGRTMHLNLDVDPSVLGGISVSVGDEVINGTIAERLEEATRRMAG encoded by the coding sequence ATGAACGGAGCGAGCCGCGAGGCACTGGCGTCCGCACGTGAGCGTCTCGACGCGCTGACCGACTCCACGTCGGCCGACGCGGCGAAGCTCGCCGAGGACCTGGCGGCCGTCACCGCGCTGCTCCACCGCGAGGTGTCGCTGCGCCGGGTCCTGACCGACCCGTCGCAGGGCGGTGAGGCCAAGGCCGAGCTCGCCGGGCGCCTGCTGCGCGGCCAGGTGGGCGGCGAAGCCGTGGACCTGGTCTCCGGCATGGTCCGCTCCCGCTGGTCGCGGTCGCGTGACCTGGTGGACTCGGTGGAGGAGCTGGCGGACACCGCCGACCTCACCGCGGCCCAGCGCGCCGGTGTACTCGACGACGTGGAGGACGAGCTTTTCCGGTTCGGCCGGATCGTGGGTTCCGACAAGGGACTGCGCGCCGCCCTGACCGACCGGACGGCCCCGGCCTCCGCCAAGAGCGGGCTGCTGCACGGCCTGCTCGGTGGAAAGGCCCAGCCGGCCACCGAGCGCGTCGTGACGCGTCTGGTGACGCAGCCCCGTGGACGTAGCCTGGAGGAGGGACTCGAGTCCCTGTCCAAGCTCGCCGCGGCGCGCCGGGACCGCGCGGTCGCCGTCGTCACCTCGGCGGTGCCGCTGTCCGATCGGCAGAAGCAGCGCCTCGGCGCCGCCCTGGCGAAGATCTACGGCCGCACGATGCACCTGAACCTGGACGTGGACCCCTCGGTCCTCGGCGGGATCTCGGTGAGCGTCGGTGACGAGGTCATCAACGGCACGATCGCGGAACGCCTCGAAGAGGCGACCCGCAGGATGGCCGGCTGA
- the prmC gene encoding peptide chain release factor N(5)-glutamine methyltransferase, protein MNLLLAEVAQAAQRLADAGVPSPRFDAEELAAFVHGVKRGELHNVPDADFDARYWETVARREAREPLQHITGRAFFRYLELQVGPGVFVPRPETESVVGWAIDAVRAMDVVEPLIVDLCTGSGAIALAMAQEVPRSRVHGVELSEDALRWTRRNAEGSRVTLHRQDALSALPEFDGQVDLVISNPPYIPLTEWEYVAPEARDHDPQMALFSGEDGLDTIRGIERTAHRLLRPGGLVVIEHADTQGGQVPWIFTEERGWADAADHPDLNNRPRFATARKAMP, encoded by the coding sequence ATGAACCTGCTGCTCGCCGAGGTGGCCCAGGCCGCCCAGCGGCTGGCCGACGCCGGTGTCCCCTCCCCGCGATTCGACGCCGAGGAACTCGCCGCGTTCGTACACGGCGTCAAGCGGGGCGAGCTGCACAACGTGCCGGACGCCGACTTCGACGCGCGCTACTGGGAGACCGTCGCCCGCCGCGAGGCGCGCGAGCCGCTCCAGCACATCACCGGACGCGCCTTCTTCCGCTACCTGGAGCTCCAGGTGGGCCCGGGGGTCTTCGTTCCCCGGCCGGAGACCGAGTCCGTCGTCGGCTGGGCCATAGACGCCGTCCGGGCCATGGACGTCGTCGAACCGCTCATCGTCGACCTGTGCACCGGGTCAGGTGCCATCGCCCTCGCCATGGCGCAGGAGGTGCCGCGCTCCCGCGTGCACGGCGTGGAGCTCTCCGAGGACGCCCTGAGGTGGACCCGGAGGAACGCCGAGGGGTCCAGGGTCACCCTGCACCGCCAGGACGCCCTGAGCGCCCTCCCCGAGTTCGACGGCCAGGTCGACCTGGTCATCTCCAACCCGCCGTACATCCCGCTCACCGAGTGGGAGTACGTGGCACCCGAGGCCCGCGACCACGACCCGCAGATGGCCCTCTTCTCGGGCGAGGACGGCCTCGACACCATCCGCGGCATCGAACGCACCGCGCACCGGCTGCTGCGCCCCGGCGGCCTCGTCGTCATCGAGCACGCCGACACCCAGGGCGGCCAGGTGCCGTGGATCTTCACCGAGGAACGGGGCTGGGCCGACGCGGCCGACCACCCCGACCTGAACAACCGGCCCCGGTTCGCGACGGCCCGCAAGGCCATGCCGTGA
- the atpB gene encoding F0F1 ATP synthase subunit A, with the protein MQKELLVTDAQTLAFETNCHLFKDCGFHAPSVWSFLFEPIFTIGPVEFNKPMLLAIIGTFAILAFFWAAFAKSKVVPGKLQMVAEVLYDFVRRGIAREVIGKKGDQFVPLLVSLFFFVWILNLWAIIPLAQFPVSSIIAYPAGLALVVWVTYMTVTFRSNGFVGGIRNLCVPSGLPKPIYVLLTPLEFVSNVIVRPFTLTVRLFANMFAGHILILIFTIASWYMLGTLLGSVYAAGSFIMTLILTVFEMFIQALQAYVFTVLTATYLSQAVEEAH; encoded by the coding sequence ATGCAGAAGGAGCTCTTGGTGACTGACGCCCAGACGCTCGCTTTCGAGACGAACTGCCACCTGTTCAAGGACTGCGGCTTCCATGCTCCCAGTGTGTGGTCGTTCCTCTTCGAGCCGATCTTCACCATCGGGCCTGTCGAGTTCAACAAGCCCATGCTGCTCGCGATCATCGGCACGTTCGCGATCCTGGCCTTCTTCTGGGCCGCGTTCGCGAAGTCCAAGGTCGTCCCCGGCAAGCTCCAGATGGTGGCCGAGGTGCTGTACGACTTCGTGCGCCGTGGTATCGCCCGTGAGGTCATCGGCAAGAAGGGCGACCAGTTCGTCCCGCTGCTGGTCTCCCTGTTCTTCTTCGTCTGGATCCTGAACCTCTGGGCCATCATCCCGCTCGCCCAGTTCCCGGTCAGCTCGATCATCGCCTACCCCGCCGGCCTCGCCCTGGTGGTGTGGGTGACCTACATGACCGTGACGTTCCGGTCGAACGGATTCGTCGGGGGCATCCGCAACCTCTGCGTCCCGAGCGGTCTGCCGAAGCCGATCTACGTGCTGCTGACGCCGCTGGAGTTCGTCTCCAACGTCATCGTGCGGCCGTTCACGCTGACGGTACGACTCTTCGCGAACATGTTCGCGGGCCACATCCTGATCCTGATCTTCACGATCGCCAGCTGGTACATGCTCGGCACCCTCCTGGGTTCGGTCTACGCCGCCGGATCGTTCATCATGACGCTGATCCTCACGGTGTTCGAGATGTTCATCCAGGCCCTCCAGGCCTATGTGTTCACGGTGCTGACCGCCACGTACCTCTCCCAGGCAGTCGAAGAAGCCCACTGA